In Rhododendron vialii isolate Sample 1 chromosome 9a, ASM3025357v1, the following are encoded in one genomic region:
- the LOC131300799 gene encoding mediator of RNA polymerase II transcription subunit 27 → MQQQAPSPLHSPAESRESATEAPPKQVALAMDRLSNAGRLIADIRLGADRLLEALFVASQPHQFTKPLHLILKEEASMRQHLHDLRTIGRQLEDSGVLNESLRSRSNSWGLHMPLVCPDGAVVAYAWKRQLAGQAGASAVDRTRLALKAFTDQKRRFFPHLDDGAESISKKICSSQASTASHEEELNEYGSLSDFLLHLEKEVPNVKINTYERLDWLKRASSLASAANESVIETPKEHAFHSSNNLRQGTVGSISADKVAVIELLFPSVFRAIVSLHPVGSMDPDAVAFFSPDEGGSYVHARGFSVHHVFKHTTEHAAMALQYFLGLRTETALHSLVHWICSYQTLFTKVCSKCRRLLSMDIQSALMLPPVHRPYRKFSISKTTTQTSSSTKDQSVDISQAYHIDCFPEEA, encoded by the exons atgCAGCAGCAAGCACCATCTCCGCTCCACTCGCCGGCGGAGTCACGGGAATCAGCCACGGAGGCGCCGCCCAAACAGGTGGCGCTCGCGATGGACAGGTTGTCGAACGCCGGCCGTCTAATTGCCGACATAAGGCTAGGCGCCGATCGCCTCCTCGAAGCCCTCTTCGTCGCTTCGCAGCCTCACCAGTTCACCAAACCCTTGCACTTGATCCTCAAAGAAGAGGCCTCCATGCGACAGCACCTCCACGACCTCCGTACCATTG GAAGGCAGTTGGAAGATTCTGGAGTTCTTAACGAGTCACTTAGGTCACGCAGTAATTCGTGGGGCCTCCACATGCCTTTGGTTTGTCCAGATGGGGCAGTTGTTGCATATGCATGGAAACGTCAACTTGCTGGCCAGGCTGGTGCATCTGCTGTTGATAGGACCAG GTTGGCTCTCAAGGCATTTACGGATCAGAAACGGCGATTTTTTCCTCACCTTGATGATGGTGCTGAGTcaatttcaaagaaaatttgTAGTTCACAAGCATCAACTGCAAGTCATGAAGAAGAGCTTAATGAATACGGATCGCTATCAGATTTTCTATTGCATCTGGAAAAAGAAGTGCCAAATGTGAAAATTAATACTTATGAACGGTTGGATTGGTTGAAAAGAGCTTCTTCACTTGCCTCCGCAGCCAACGAAAGTGTCATAGAAACACCAAAAGAGCACGCTTTTCATAGTTCAAATAATCTAAGACAAGGAACCGTAGGCAGCATTTCTGCAGACAAGGTTGCTGTAATTGAGCTGCTGTTTCCTTCTGTTTTTAGAGCTATAGTATCATTACATCCAGTAGGTTCCATGGATCCTGATGCAGTTGCGTTCTTTTCACCAGATGAG GGAGGCAGCTATGTACATGCAAGGGGCTTTTCAGTTCATCACGTATTTAAGCATACCACG GAACATGCTGCTATGGCTCTGCAGTATTTTCTTGGCCTCAGGACGGAAACTGCTCTTCATTCACTAGTG CACTGGATCTGCAGCTATCAAACTCTGTTCACAAAAGTGTGCAG TAAATGTCGACGGCTATTATCAATGGACATTCAATCAGCACTAATGTTGCCTCCAGTTCATCGCCCTTACCGGAAGTTCTCTATCAGTAAAACTACAACTCAAACGAGTTCCTCAACAAAGGATCAAAGTGTGGACATCTCCCAGGCATATCATATCGATTGCTTTCCAGAGGAAGCTTAG
- the LOC131300800 gene encoding probable ascorbate-specific transmembrane electron transporter 1: MATKNRSDFKATSRPATIFAQVVMVAVFTLVLVWLLHFRGGLAFNSTNKQKIFNVHPLLMVIGFILISGEGIMMHKIVPASKDTRKLLHLTWLFIALVAAIVGICAVFKFHNELDIPNMYTLHSWIGMSTICLCGIQWTVGFFSFFWPGAEQETRARLIPWHAVFGMVIFLMAILTAETGLIEKFTFLKLTADSQEALIVNFTGLLLILFAISVGLSVLLPQKH, encoded by the exons ATGGCTACGAAAAACCGCTCTGATTTTAAGGCGACCTCGCGGCCAGCTACCATATTCGCGCAAGTGGTAATGGTAGCAGTGTTTACCCTCGTGCTTGTATGGCTCCTACACTTTAGGGGAGGCCTTGCTTTCAATTCAACCAACAAACAGAAGATTTTCAat GTGCACCCCTTGCTAATGGTGATTGGGTTCATTTTAATCTCTGGGGAAG GTATCATGATGCACAAGATAGTCCCAGCATCGAAGGATACCCGGAAATTACTTCATCTCACATGGCTTTTCATAGCTCTAGTTGCTGCAATTGTGGGGATTTGTGCAGTTTTCAAGTTCCACAATGAGCTTGACATTCCAAATATGTACACCTTGCATTCCTGGATTGGCATGTCCACTATCTGCTTATGTGGCATTCAG TGGACGGTTggtttcttctccttcttctggCCTGGTGCAGAGCAGGAAACAAGAGCTAGGCTCATCCCATGGCACGCTGTGTTTGGCATGGTCATCTTCCTCATGGCTATTCTCACCGCTGAAACCGGTTTGATTGAGAAATTCACCTTTTTAAAGCTAACGGCGGACAGCCAGGAAGCTCTCATAGTTAACTTTACCGGTCTTTTACTGATCCTATTTGCCATCTCTGTCGGCCTCTCTGTTCTCCTTCCACAGAAACATTGA